Part of the Oerskovia paurometabola genome is shown below.
ACGAGTACCGCGACCACGTCCTCGCGCTGGTCTCGCCGTCGTCCCCCGAGCAGGTCCCCCTCGACGAGCTCGCGACCGCCGCCCCCGCCCGGCGCGTGCTGGCCCACGACGTCCGCTCCCTCCTGGACGTCCCGCGCTTCGACGCCTCGGCCATGGACGGGTACGCGCTGCGCGGCGCGGACCTCTCGGCCGCGACCCCGGACTCCCCCGTCACGCTGCGCGTCGTGGGCGACATCGCGGCGGCACCCTCCGCCGCCCCCGGCGGCCCGTCGTCCGGCCTGGGCGCCCCCGGCGAAGCCGTCCGCATCATGACCGGCGCCCCGGTGCCGGACGGGTGCGACGTCGTCGTGCCCGTGGAGCGGACCTCGACGCGACGCTTCGTACCCGGTGCCCCGCTGGAGGAGCGGATCGAGGTCTACGAGCCGTCCAGGCCCAACGTCCGCCGCCGCGCCGAGGACGTCGCGGTCGGCGACCTCGTCGCCGCGGCGGGCGCCACGACGACCCCGCGGCTCGTCTCGGCCGCAGCCTCGGCAGGGCACGCGACCCTTCCGGTGCACCGCGTCCCTCGCGTCGCGGTCCTCTCGACGGGCAGCGAGCTCGTGCCGTTCGGCACCGCCCCCGGTCCGGGCCAGATCCCCGACTCCAACTCGCTCCTGCTCGCGGCGTGCGTGCGCGACGCGGGCGGCGTGCCGGTGCGCGTGGGCGCGGTCCCGGACACGGCCGAGGCGCTGCGCGCGGTGCTCGACGACGTCGCCCCCCACGTGGACCTGATCGTCACCTCGGGCGGAGTCAGCGCGGGCGCGTTCGACGTCGTCAAGGAGGTCCTGTCCGGCCCGTACGGCGAGGATCACGGGGCTTCGGAGGTGCGGCTCGTCGCGGTCGGGATGCAGCCCGGCAAGCCGCAGGCCGCCGCACGCTGGCGCGGCACTCCCCTGCTCGGCGTGCCCGGGAACCCGGTGAGCGCGTACGTGTCGTTCCGGGCGTTCGTGCGCCCGGCGGTGCGCCGCCTCGCGGGCCACCCGGAGCCCGTCGAGCCGCTCGTCGAGCGCGTCGCCGCCGAGGGCTGGCGCTCCCCCGCGGGGCGGCAGCAGTTCCTCCCGGTGCGCTTCGTCGGGGCCGACGGCGTCGCACCGGTCGGGCCCGGCGCGCACCACGTCTCGGCCCTGACCCGGGCCGACGCGATCGCGGTCGTACCGCCCGAGGTCGAGGCGGTTGGGCCGGGCGAGGTCGTGCGTGTCATGGTGATCGCATGAGCGAGTTCACCCACCTCGACGAGCGCGGCCACGCCCGCATGGTCGACGTCACCCTCAAGCAGCCGACCGTCCGTTCCGCGACCGCGACCGGCGTCGTCCGGTGCGGTCCGCACATCGTCGCGGCGCTGCGGTCCGGCGAGGTCCCCAAGGGCGACGTGCTCGCGGTCGCGCGCATCGCGGGCATTCAGGGAGCCAAGAAGACGGCCGAGCTGCTGCCGCTCGCGCACATCATCGGGGTGCACGGCGCGGCCGTAGACCTCGACGTCCAGGACCACGGCGTCGAGATCCGCGCGACCGTGCGCACCGCGGACCGCACGGGGGTCGAGATGGAGGCGCTCACCGCGGTCGCGGTCGCGGGGCTCGCGGTCGTCGACATGGTCAAGGGGCTCGACAAGTCGGTCGAGCTCACCGACGTCCGCCTCCAGTCCAAGACGGGCGGCAAGTCGGGCGAGTGGGTGCGCCCGGTGTGAGCGGGCCCCTGTTCGACGCGGTCGTGCTCGCGGGCGGGCGGGCGCGGCGGCTCGGCACGTCCAAGCCGCAGCTCGTCGTCGCGGGCGCGCGCCTGCTCGACCACGTGCTCACCGCGACCCGCGACGCCCGGGCGACGGTCGTCGTCGGGCCCGACGACCTGGCGTCCGAGGCGTACGTCCTCACGCGCGAGGACCCGCCGTTCGGCGGTCCGGTCGCGGGGACCGCGGCGGGCCTCGCCGCACTGCCCGACGGCGCAGTGCCCTGGGTCCTGCTCCTCGCCTGCGACGTGCCGCGGGCCGCGGAGGCCGTGCCGCTGCTCGTGGCGGCCGCCACCGGCACCGCCGCCGGTCACGGGGAGATCGACGGCGTGCACCTCGCGCACGACGGGCGGGACCAGTGGCTCGTCGGGCTGTACCGGCGCGAGGCGCTGGACGACGCCGTGGCCCGGCTCGAGGGCGACCCCGCGCAGGGCGGCCTCGCGGGTGCTCCTGTGCGCCGACTCGTCTCGGGGATGCAACTCACCCGTGTCGAGGACGTGGACGGTCTGAGCGCCGACGTGGACACGTGGCAGGATGCGGAGACGTACACGCTGCGGCGCGCGCGGTTCGGCACTGGCGACCCGCACGGACCA
Proteins encoded:
- the moaC gene encoding cyclic pyranopterin monophosphate synthase MoaC, producing the protein MSEFTHLDERGHARMVDVTLKQPTVRSATATGVVRCGPHIVAALRSGEVPKGDVLAVARIAGIQGAKKTAELLPLAHIIGVHGAAVDLDVQDHGVEIRATVRTADRTGVEMEALTAVAVAGLAVVDMVKGLDKSVELTDVRLQSKTGGKSGEWVRPV
- the mobA gene encoding molybdenum cofactor guanylyltransferase → MSGPLFDAVVLAGGRARRLGTSKPQLVVAGARLLDHVLTATRDARATVVVGPDDLASEAYVLTREDPPFGGPVAGTAAGLAALPDGAVPWVLLLACDVPRAAEAVPLLVAAATGTAAGHGEIDGVHLAHDGRDQWLVGLYRREALDDAVARLEGDPAQGGLAGAPVRRLVSGMQLTRVEDVDGLSADVDTWQDAETYTLRRARFGTGDPHGPSGGTA
- a CDS encoding molybdopterin molybdotransferase MoeA, giving the protein MDPHALDQPSQAPVDRPRPDGSPRAGDGPAPAGTTVDEYRDHVLALVSPSSPEQVPLDELATAAPARRVLAHDVRSLLDVPRFDASAMDGYALRGADLSAATPDSPVTLRVVGDIAAAPSAAPGGPSSGLGAPGEAVRIMTGAPVPDGCDVVVPVERTSTRRFVPGAPLEERIEVYEPSRPNVRRRAEDVAVGDLVAAAGATTTPRLVSAAASAGHATLPVHRVPRVAVLSTGSELVPFGTAPGPGQIPDSNSLLLAACVRDAGGVPVRVGAVPDTAEALRAVLDDVAPHVDLIVTSGGVSAGAFDVVKEVLSGPYGEDHGASEVRLVAVGMQPGKPQAAARWRGTPLLGVPGNPVSAYVSFRAFVRPAVRRLAGHPEPVEPLVERVAAEGWRSPAGRQQFLPVRFVGADGVAPVGPGAHHVSALTRADAIAVVPPEVEAVGPGEVVRVMVIA